Proteins encoded in a region of the Malaciobacter mytili LMG 24559 genome:
- a CDS encoding lipopolysaccharide kinase InaA family protein → MSIKFELNNEYKNIKEFLINIKEFFQENSNTIHKARNELKVIEYKGIRTVVKAFKIPNIVNQIVYAYFRDSKAKKSYENAIKLTALGINTPKPIGYIEFYKNFLFKQSFFISEKLDYNFTIREPLRDLDFKHREIIIKKFVQFTYNLHKNNVYHKDYSAGNILVIKKEDSYDFSIVDINRMQFKPISLEVGLDNFAKLWLDEDSLNIIAKEYASLAQVEEKKAIDILKKCDKKLKNFVEFKRKIRGKN, encoded by the coding sequence TTGAGTATTAAATTTGAACTAAATAATGAGTATAAAAATATAAAAGAGTTCTTAATAAATATAAAAGAGTTTTTTCAAGAAAACTCAAATACTATTCATAAAGCAAGAAATGAATTAAAAGTAATTGAGTATAAAGGTATTCGAACTGTTGTTAAAGCATTTAAAATACCAAATATAGTTAATCAAATTGTTTATGCATATTTTAGAGATTCAAAAGCTAAAAAATCATATGAAAATGCCATAAAGCTAACAGCTTTAGGAATAAATACTCCAAAACCAATTGGTTATATAGAATTTTATAAAAACTTTTTATTTAAACAAAGTTTTTTTATTAGTGAGAAACTAGATTATAACTTTACAATTAGGGAACCTTTAAGAGATTTAGATTTTAAACATAGAGAAATTATTATTAAAAAATTTGTACAATTCACTTATAACTTACATAAAAATAATGTTTATCATAAAGATTATTCTGCTGGAAATATTTTAGTAATAAAAAAAGAAGATAGTTATGATTTTTCTATCGTTGATATTAATAGAATGCAGTTTAAACCCATTTCTTTAGAAGTAGGGTTAGATAATTTTGCAAAGCTTTGGTTAGATGAAGATAGTTTAAATATTATTGCAAAAGAGTATGCTTCTTTAGCCCAAGTAGAAGAAAAAAAAGCCATTGATATTTTAAAAAAATGTGATAAAAAATTAAAAAATTTTGTAGAGTTTAAAAGAAAAATAAGAGGTAAAAACTAG
- a CDS encoding glycosyltransferase family 2 protein — translation MKITANIITLNEEKNIEEVIKSVQTVCDEVLVVDSLSSDKTCQIAESLGAKVIKQEYLGDGPQKAFGAPFAKNEWILSIDADERLDLNAIEEIKKLDLENTTYDAFSFARKTYVGKNFIKLWYPDRVARLYNKRRCGYSTAKGHAKVQTQNICDLEADMLHYSYDDYAHMIRTTEKFIKRGAVLAYEDGKRANVFDPFIHGVGALFKALILKGGAFHGINGWNVAVISAFSSYMKYALMLEMQRNEK, via the coding sequence TTGAAAATTACAGCAAATATTATTACATTAAATGAAGAAAAAAATATTGAAGAAGTTATAAAATCAGTTCAAACTGTTTGTGATGAAGTTTTAGTTGTGGATTCTTTAAGTTCAGATAAAACTTGTCAAATTGCAGAAAGTTTAGGAGCAAAGGTAATAAAGCAAGAATATTTAGGTGATGGCCCACAAAAAGCTTTTGGTGCTCCTTTTGCTAAAAATGAGTGGATTTTAAGTATTGATGCTGATGAAAGATTGGATTTAAATGCAATAGAAGAGATAAAAAAGTTAGATTTAGAAAATACTACTTATGATGCATTTTCTTTTGCAAGAAAAACATATGTAGGTAAAAATTTTATAAAACTTTGGTATCCAGATAGGGTTGCAAGATTATACAATAAAAGAAGATGTGGTTATTCTACTGCAAAAGGTCATGCAAAAGTACAAACACAAAATATATGTGATTTGGAAGCTGATATGTTACATTATTCATATGATGATTATGCACATATGATAAGAACTACTGAAAAATTTATAAAAAGAGGTGCTGTTTTAGCCTATGAAGATGGAAAAAGAGCAAATGTTTTTGATCCTTTTATTCATGGAGTAGGGGCTTTATTTAAAGCACTTATTTTAAAAGGTGGAGCTTTTCACGGTATAAATGGCTGGAATGTTGCTGTAATTTCTGCATTTAGTTCTTATATGAAATATGCTCTTATGTTAGAGATGCAACGAAATGAAAAGTAA
- a CDS encoding sulfatase-like hydrolase/transferase, with product MKNFISKFSYNIILAVIITLLFICVEQTYRVYNDILSFNLNIKSIIEQFIINLLLVSIVKTRAIFIVYFILSLFVWFQIAHFAYFGTWIFPLEYYLFFTKFKETYDTFRTVTEIAILPTIMIAVLIICIYFLLKFSDEKRLKIPFLSIILIAFIIFLPARVYIKNTKQGNRPNVEYYALKNTFTTLGYLFGNIIPKKISGHSGLEQPITDTPDLVLKNPDINVIMIMGESLHRDYMSLFGYNVNTTPFLNSLKNNENFIYKKGISSGVVTDVGIPSFFNIIKEPDGVPQIISTNTCLFKMAKNNGFETYFYSAQAQGQLAQLKSYLCTKWIDKYEDGTTITKDIDTPTKDQFLVDKIDSVDFEKPTFLTLHYRSAHTPFKETYPKEFEVFTKENSNKDTLQNTIEYQNAVYYIDYILSEIVKKVQMKTKRPTFFVLTSDHATNLGDKDRNGHGRLDYDSVYQVPFFVYGINNAKNLKDNFSDFPYISHYQIGKVVSYLLGYKQETPHFNKKEDYFVCDSDISGLSGILKVSFDEENNQIPTLIE from the coding sequence ATGAAAAACTTTATATCTAAATTTAGTTATAACATTATTTTAGCTGTTATTATTACTTTGCTTTTTATTTGTGTAGAACAAACATACAGAGTATATAATGATATTTTATCATTTAATTTAAATATAAAAAGTATAATTGAACAATTTATAATTAACTTGCTACTTGTATCAATTGTAAAAACAAGAGCAATTTTTATTGTATATTTTATTTTATCTTTATTTGTTTGGTTTCAAATTGCACACTTTGCATATTTTGGAACATGGATTTTTCCTTTAGAATACTACTTATTCTTTACAAAATTTAAAGAGACATATGATACATTTAGAACAGTAACAGAAATTGCGATTTTACCTACGATTATGATTGCTGTACTTATTATTTGTATTTACTTTTTATTAAAATTCAGTGATGAAAAAAGATTAAAAATACCTTTTTTATCTATTATTCTAATTGCTTTTATAATTTTTTTACCAGCAAGAGTTTATATAAAAAATACAAAACAAGGTAATAGACCAAATGTAGAGTATTATGCATTAAAAAATACATTTACAACTTTAGGATATTTATTTGGTAATATTATTCCAAAAAAAATATCAGGACATAGTGGACTAGAACAACCAATAACAGACACACCAGATTTAGTTTTAAAAAATCCAGATATAAATGTTATTATGATTATGGGAGAATCTTTACATAGGGATTATATGTCTTTATTTGGATATAATGTAAATACTACACCTTTTTTAAATTCTTTAAAAAATAACGAAAATTTCATATATAAAAAAGGAATTTCTTCAGGAGTAGTAACAGATGTGGGAATTCCTTCATTTTTTAATATTATAAAAGAACCAGATGGTGTTCCTCAAATAATTTCAACAAATACATGCTTATTTAAGATGGCTAAAAATAATGGATTTGAAACTTATTTTTATAGTGCACAAGCACAAGGACAACTTGCACAGTTAAAAAGTTATTTGTGTACAAAATGGATTGATAAATATGAAGATGGAACAACTATTACAAAAGATATAGATACTCCAACAAAAGATCAATTTTTAGTTGATAAAATTGATTCAGTTGATTTTGAAAAACCAACATTTTTAACATTACATTATCGTTCAGCACATACACCTTTTAAAGAAACATATCCAAAAGAATTTGAAGTTTTTACAAAAGAAAATTCAAATAAAGATACATTACAAAATACTATTGAATATCAAAATGCAGTATATTATATTGATTATATATTATCTGAAATTGTAAAAAAAGTTCAAATGAAAACAAAAAGACCAACATTTTTTGTTTTAACTTCTGACCATGCTACAAACTTAGGGGATAAGGATAGAAATGGACATGGTAGATTAGACTATGATTCAGTTTATCAAGTACCATTTTTTGTATATGGCATAAATAATGCAAAAAATTTAAAAGATAATTTTTCTGATTTTCCTTATATTTCTCATTATCAAATAGGAAAAGTAGTAAGTTATTTATTAGGGTATAAACAAGAAACTCCACATTTCAATAAAAAAGAAGATTATTTTGTTTGTGACTCGGATATTTCTGGATTATCTGGAATTTTAAAAGTCTCTTTTGACGAAGAAAATAATCAAATTCCAACACTTATAGAGTAA
- a CDS encoding ATP-grasp fold amidoligase family protein, producing the protein MKYNLNLKNPKSFNEKLQWLKINDRTKLHTKCADKYLVREYIEEKIGKEYLIPLIFVTDKIEDISIEKLPDFPVIIKPNHSRGAYIIKDKFKSNLKSIQKKLKDELKVNFYYRTREWQYKHIKPLIIVEKLLLDENNQIPSDYKFLCMNGKVQLIQVDVDRFDKHEKTLYNKNWERQDFEFNFPKGKDIKKPKLLEKMIEISEILSKDFIFVRVDLYTLQDKIYFGELTFHPAGGFGWFNPPEFDFILGEKLILKKT; encoded by the coding sequence TTGAAATACAATTTAAACTTAAAAAATCCAAAAAGTTTTAATGAAAAACTGCAATGGCTAAAGATAAATGATAGAACTAAATTGCATACAAAATGTGCAGATAAATATTTAGTTAGAGAATATATTGAAGAAAAAATTGGAAAAGAATATTTAATACCTTTAATTTTTGTAACTGATAAAATTGAAGATATTTCAATAGAAAAATTGCCAGATTTTCCAGTTATAATAAAACCTAATCATTCTCGTGGCGCATATATTATAAAGGATAAATTTAAATCAAATTTAAAAAGTATTCAAAAAAAATTAAAAGATGAATTAAAAGTTAATTTTTATTATAGAACAAGAGAATGGCAATATAAGCACATAAAACCTTTAATAATAGTAGAGAAACTTCTTTTAGATGAAAATAATCAAATACCTAGTGACTATAAATTTTTATGTATGAATGGAAAAGTTCAACTAATTCAAGTAGATGTAGATAGATTTGATAAACATGAAAAAACTTTATATAATAAAAATTGGGAAAGACAAGATTTTGAATTTAATTTTCCTAAAGGTAAAGATATAAAAAAGCCTAAGCTTTTAGAAAAAATGATAGAAATTTCAGAAATTCTTTCAAAAGATTTTATTTTTGTACGTGTTGATTTATACACATTACAAGATAAAATTTATTTTGGAGAATTAACATTTCATCCAGCAGGTGGTTTTGGTTGGTTTAATCCTCCAGAATTTGATTTTATATTAGGGGAAAAATTAATTTTAAAAAAAACATGA
- a CDS encoding glycosyltransferase family 4 protein encodes MKSKKILEVCLSPDLGGLELYMSRCANELSKEFEVSCVVSTTSKLKDYITTLEKFEIKRKSSFSIFSSLKLAKIIDDKNIDIVHLHWTKDIPIVVLAKIFSKKKPKIVQTRHMTMTRFKNDFYHKFLYKNIDTIICVTKALEEQIIKFIPNKIRPKTKTLYLGANEVELLNEKEIEAFKGELKVENSFMVGLVGRINEFKGQYLLIEAMKVLKSKNLDIKAYIVGHAMNEEYLDKLKQMLKDYNLEAFIKFVGFTKEPYKFMQACDVILMTSKNETFGLVTIEAMKNQTAVIAANSGGVLEIIDDRETGLLFESGNANDLALKIEELYFNMQLKQTLAKNAKIKVDECFDNNKQFEKLNKLFEMI; translated from the coding sequence ATGAAAAGTAAAAAAATCTTAGAAGTTTGTTTATCCCCTGATTTAGGTGGATTAGAACTTTATATGAGTAGATGTGCAAATGAACTTTCAAAAGAGTTTGAGGTTTCTTGTGTAGTATCTACAACTTCCAAATTAAAAGATTATATTACTACTTTAGAAAAGTTTGAGATAAAAAGAAAAAGTAGTTTTTCTATTTTTTCTTCTTTAAAACTTGCAAAAATTATAGATGATAAAAATATAGATATAGTTCATCTTCATTGGACAAAAGATATTCCTATTGTAGTTTTAGCAAAAATATTTTCAAAAAAGAAGCCTAAAATAGTTCAAACTCGTCATATGACAATGACAAGATTTAAAAATGATTTTTATCATAAATTTTTATATAAAAATATAGATACTATTATTTGTGTTACAAAGGCTTTAGAAGAACAAATTATTAAGTTTATTCCAAATAAGATAAGACCAAAAACAAAAACTTTATATTTAGGTGCAAATGAAGTTGAATTACTAAATGAAAAAGAAATTGAAGCTTTTAAAGGAGAATTAAAAGTAGAAAATTCTTTTATGGTAGGATTAGTTGGTCGAATAAATGAGTTTAAAGGTCAATATCTTTTAATTGAAGCAATGAAAGTATTAAAATCAAAAAACTTAGATATAAAAGCATATATTGTAGGTCATGCAATGAATGAAGAATATCTTGATAAGTTAAAACAAATGCTTAAAGATTATAATCTTGAAGCATTTATAAAATTTGTAGGATTTACAAAAGAACCTTATAAATTTATGCAAGCTTGTGATGTTATTTTAATGACTTCAAAAAATGAGACTTTTGGTTTAGTAACAATTGAAGCTATGAAGAATCAAACAGCTGTAATAGCAGCAAATAGTGGGGGAGTTTTAGAAATCATAGATGATAGAGAAACTGGACTTTTATTTGAAAGTGGAAATGCAAATGATTTAGCATTAAAAATTGAAGAATTATATTTTAATATGCAATTAAAACAAACTCTTGCTAAAAATGCAAAAATAAAAGTTGATGAATGTTTTGATAATAATAAACAATTTGAAAAATTAAATAAACTATTTGAAATGATTTAG
- a CDS encoding glycosyltransferase family 9 protein, producing MNLLITRHDKIGDYVLTLPMIKIAKQQLVDTKIIVLVSKVNYEFSKKLDFIDDVILYEDSVFTLAKKIKEKKIDVSISAFTDTKLAIALMLAGVKTRIAPATKIAQIFSNKRVTQRRSQVKKREFEYNLDLLKYFKPDISLDFKRPLLNFSSKEKLEILNIFKQQFQINEDFKYIVFHAGFGGSSDGNLTLDDYINLAKAISNKKGLKIVFTFGPDDYKSLEYIKEKIDFDAILYESKLSLIDFCKLLSNFEIFISTSTGPMHLAGAVNIKTISFFGDSLFASAKRWGTISEEINQNNYCIPNNYTKELYYKIEKRLEKLVDEIL from the coding sequence GTGAATTTACTTATTACTAGGCATGATAAAATTGGTGATTATGTATTAACTTTGCCAATGATTAAAATAGCAAAACAGCAATTAGTAGATACCAAAATTATTGTATTAGTTTCAAAAGTAAATTATGAATTTTCAAAAAAACTAGATTTTATTGATGATGTAATTTTATATGAAGATAGTGTTTTTACTTTAGCTAAAAAAATAAAAGAAAAAAAAATTGATGTTAGTATAAGTGCTTTTACTGATACAAAACTTGCAATAGCTTTGATGTTAGCAGGAGTTAAAACAAGAATTGCTCCAGCAACAAAAATTGCACAAATTTTTTCAAATAAAAGAGTAACTCAAAGAAGAAGTCAAGTAAAAAAAAGGGAATTTGAGTATAACTTAGATTTATTAAAATATTTTAAACCAGATATTTCATTAGATTTTAAAAGACCTCTTTTAAATTTTTCTTCTAAAGAAAAACTAGAAATTTTAAATATTTTTAAACAACAGTTTCAAATAAATGAGGATTTTAAATATATTGTTTTTCATGCTGGATTTGGAGGAAGTAGTGATGGAAATTTAACCCTTGATGATTATATTAATTTAGCAAAAGCAATAAGTAATAAAAAAGGTTTAAAAATAGTTTTTACTTTTGGTCCAGATGATTATAAAAGTTTAGAATATATTAAAGAAAAAATTGATTTTGATGCAATTTTATATGAATCAAAACTATCACTTATAGATTTTTGTAAATTATTATCAAATTTTGAGATTTTTATAAGTACTTCAACAGGACCTATGCATCTTGCAGGAGCAGTTAATATAAAAACTATTTCATTTTTTGGAGATTCTCTTTTTGCAAGTGCAAAAAGATGGGGAACTATAAGTGAAGAAATAAATCAAAATAACTATTGTATACCTAATAATTATACAAAAGAACTTTATTATAAAATTGAAAAAAGGTTAGAAAAATTAGTTGATGAAATATTGTAA
- the gmhA gene encoding D-sedoheptulose 7-phosphate isomerase → MKKVIAEEFQSHLETINNVINSMQEKLEAASQLAVETLKNGNKILICGNGGSAADAQHIAAELTGRYKTERRGLPGIALTTDTSALTAIGNDYGYDRVFDRQVEALANKGDLLIGISTSGNSKNVINALKVAKELGCKTLGLTGRDGGEMNNICDINLVVPSNNTPRIQEMHILFGHTICQIIDNELS, encoded by the coding sequence ATGAAAAAAGTGATTGCAGAAGAGTTTCAATCTCATCTTGAAACAATTAATAATGTAATAAATAGTATGCAAGAAAAACTTGAAGCTGCATCACAACTTGCAGTTGAGACATTAAAAAATGGAAATAAAATATTAATCTGTGGAAATGGTGGAAGTGCAGCAGATGCTCAACATATTGCTGCTGAATTAACTGGAAGATATAAAACAGAAAGAAGAGGACTTCCAGGTATTGCTCTTACAACTGATACAAGTGCCTTAACTGCTATTGGAAATGATTATGGTTATGATAGAGTTTTTGATAGACAAGTTGAAGCTTTAGCAAATAAAGGTGATTTACTAATAGGTATTAGTACAAGTGGAAATAGTAAAAATGTTATAAATGCCTTAAAAGTTGCAAAAGAACTTGGTTGCAAAACACTTGGATTAACAGGAAGAGATGGGGGAGAGATGAATAATATATGTGATATAAATCTTGTAGTTCCTTCAAATAATACACCAAGAATTCAAGAAATGCATATTCTTTTTGGTCATACTATTTGCCAAATTATTGATAATGAACTAAGTTAA
- a CDS encoding glycosyltransferase family 9 protein yields MTTPAIENIIKTYPNAKIILLGSYVSTQAFKGFKNVTKVIIDNSKKQNNRYLNLIKIAKEVGKVDLAISFRRSFSSKFMMFFIKAKKKFNYRRLVKEEIHLVLRYNDFVNKVLNLNNKAGDLKLYFKPFTYLKPTLGINPGATYGSAKRWYPNEFAKVAISLSSKYNIVIFGGPMETDIAKDIEEELIKNGILNYENLAGKTTIPELIEKIAGLDLFITNDSGPMHVAAAYKVKTIAIFGPTKFSETNQWNNEKGKIITKNLECAPCMKRSCPLKHHNCMKLITSNDVLKVIDN; encoded by the coding sequence ATGACAACTCCTGCAATTGAAAATATAATAAAAACATACCCAAATGCTAAGATTATTCTTCTTGGTTCTTATGTTTCAACACAAGCTTTTAAAGGCTTTAAAAATGTAACTAAAGTAATAATTGATAATAGTAAAAAACAAAATAATAGATATTTAAATCTTATAAAAATTGCAAAAGAAGTGGGAAAAGTTGATTTAGCTATCTCTTTTAGAAGAAGTTTTTCTTCAAAGTTTATGATGTTTTTTATAAAAGCTAAAAAAAAGTTTAATTATAGAAGATTAGTAAAAGAAGAGATACATTTAGTTTTAAGATATAATGATTTTGTAAATAAAGTATTAAACTTAAATAATAAAGCAGGGGATTTAAAGCTATATTTCAAACCTTTTACTTATTTAAAACCAACTTTAGGTATAAATCCAGGAGCTACTTATGGAAGTGCAAAAAGATGGTATCCAAATGAGTTTGCTAAAGTTGCCATTTCCCTTTCTTCAAAATATAATATAGTGATTTTTGGAGGTCCCATGGAGACTGATATTGCTAAAGATATTGAAGAAGAGTTAATTAAAAATGGTATTTTAAATTATGAAAATCTTGCAGGGAAAACTACAATTCCTGAACTTATAGAAAAAATTGCTGGACTTGATTTATTTATTACAAATGATAGTGGACCTATGCATGTGGCAGCAGCTTATAAAGTTAAAACTATAGCTATTTTTGGACCTACAAAGTTTAGTGAAACAAATCAATGGAATAATGAAAAAGGCAAAATAATTACTAAAAATTTAGAGTGTGCACCCTGTATGAAAAGAAGTTGCCCCTTAAAACATCATAATTGTATGAAGCTTATAACTTCTAATGATGTTTTAAAAGTTATTGATAATTAA
- a CDS encoding glycosyltransferase family 4 protein — MKLITIDFKSKTNLIEALLKKENIKVIKKKTLIEKLTFKKDNYAQIYFHSGKLEDKDIKKIENSKFTIVNSYFSKNKIIEKFPHFDNKIEVLYPSINMPLYKEKEIKKQLYLDLKINSENKIIFFTAKNFKTSGIKEFIDIISNINYKNIQVIIAGDNKQITALKFQVSKLAIKDKILFLEDYKQLDKLYYLADIFILPTHSSAFATNILKAMFAKCAVFISSYSSAREVVDVFSTMNTPSDGSTVFKVDALLGRKEDLKLIKKQNKQAAEEFTLDKSLEKMHTLIQSV, encoded by the coding sequence ATGAAACTAATAACTATTGATTTTAAAAGTAAAACAAATCTAATTGAAGCTTTATTGAAAAAGGAAAATATCAAAGTAATTAAAAAAAAGACTTTAATAGAAAAATTGACTTTTAAAAAAGACAATTATGCTCAAATATATTTTCATAGCGGAAAATTAGAAGATAAAGATATAAAAAAAATAGAAAACTCAAAGTTTACTATTGTAAATTCATACTTTAGTAAAAATAAAATTATAGAAAAATTTCCCCATTTTGATAATAAAATTGAAGTACTTTATCCTTCAATTAATATGCCTTTGTATAAAGAAAAAGAGATAAAAAAACAATTATATTTAGATTTAAAAATTAATAGTGAAAATAAAATTATATTTTTTACAGCAAAGAATTTTAAAACTTCAGGAATAAAAGAGTTTATTGATATAATTAGCAATATAAATTATAAAAATATACAAGTTATTATTGCAGGTGATAATAAACAAATAACAGCTTTAAAATTTCAAGTTTCAAAACTTGCAATAAAAGATAAAATACTATTTTTAGAAGATTATAAACAGCTTGATAAACTATATTATTTAGCTGATATTTTTATTTTGCCAACACATAGCAGTGCTTTTGCTACAAATATTTTAAAAGCAATGTTTGCTAAATGTGCTGTTTTTATCTCTTCTTACTCTAGTGCAAGGGAAGTTGTTGATGTTTTTTCAACAATGAATACTCCAAGTGATGGAAGTACAGTTTTTAAAGTAGATGCTTTACTTGGAAGAAAAGAAGATTTAAAACTAATTAAAAAACAAAATAAACAAGCAGCAGAAGAGTTTACTTTAGATAAAAGTTTAGAAAAAATGCACACCCTAATACAAAGTGTATAA
- a CDS encoding YrbL family protein has translation MLILDDKDFIAKGNERACYLHPDDKNKTVKVTYVGNKRQISKQSQKEILYYKQLQKRGIKNWKHLPQYFGEVKTNKGDGFVLELIRDYTGEVSKSFAYYLKENGAKAYEKELEVYKQYFLDNCIIFNYGMMPKNILLRKNSQTDFDLVLIDGLGDVSHFTLPNKIPYFARRRISRRWDKFVNKYLKSK, from the coding sequence GTGTTAATTTTAGATGATAAAGATTTTATAGCAAAGGGAAATGAAAGAGCTTGCTATTTACACCCTGATGATAAAAATAAAACAGTTAAAGTTACTTATGTTGGAAATAAAAGACAAATAAGTAAACAATCTCAAAAAGAGATTTTATATTATAAACAACTACAAAAAAGAGGTATTAAAAACTGGAAACATTTACCTCAATATTTTGGGGAAGTTAAAACAAATAAAGGTGATGGTTTTGTACTTGAATTAATAAGAGATTATACAGGTGAAGTTTCTAAAAGTTTTGCTTACTATTTAAAAGAAAATGGTGCTAAAGCATATGAAAAAGAGTTAGAAGTATATAAACAATATTTTTTAGATAATTGTATTATTTTTAATTATGGAATGATGCCTAAAAATATTCTACTTAGAAAAAATAGTCAAACAGATTTTGATTTAGTTTTAATAGATGGATTAGGAGATGTTTCTCATTTTACTTTGCCAAATAAAATCCCTTATTTTGCTAGAAGAAGAATTAGTAGAAGATGGGATAAGTTTGTAAATAAATACTTAAAGAGTAAATAA
- a CDS encoding glycosyltransferase, translated as MKQKTVIICLSRVNGGMELASVKLARLLSTKVEVEFIARDNSYIVNKKEHFEGYNIKVHTVSFSSNLSISLIKSVRKILIENKIKNIIFLGASEMKSLYFATLGLDINFIIRQGSKKTTSKKDFFHKIFYSNVDYFVGNCEYMKKNIIDILPIPKKAKVSRIYSSLRLEENILFKEYNQIIDLVHVGRVHPGKGQLEAIKACEILYNNNIKFNIKFLGDIQDKNYYENIKKYLDTLEYKSSIEFVGYTSEVKKYLQKSDVFIFPSLGEGMSNAIIESLGFGLIPIIYNDTSSPEFKDLGFHIYLTQNNTIEELKTLVLKVATNIEEEKIKAKTNHKKALEVFALQREQKEYLELLV; from the coding sequence ATGAAACAAAAAACAGTAATTATATGTTTATCAAGAGTAAATGGAGGTATGGAGTTAGCTTCTGTAAAATTAGCAAGATTATTAAGTACTAAAGTAGAAGTAGAATTTATAGCAAGAGATAATAGTTATATTGTAAATAAAAAAGAGCATTTTGAAGGCTATAATATAAAAGTTCATACAGTTAGTTTTTCAAGTAATTTAAGCATAAGTCTAATAAAAAGTGTAAGAAAAATATTAATAGAAAATAAGATTAAAAATATTATATTTCTAGGTGCATCAGAGATGAAATCTTTATACTTTGCAACATTAGGATTAGATATTAATTTTATTATTAGACAAGGTTCTAAAAAAACAACTTCAAAAAAAGATTTTTTTCACAAGATTTTTTATAGTAATGTAGATTATTTTGTTGGAAATTGTGAATATATGAAAAAAAATATTATAGATATTTTACCAATTCCTAAAAAAGCAAAAGTTAGTAGAATTTATTCCTCTTTAAGATTAGAAGAAAATATTTTATTTAAAGAATACAACCAAATTATAGATTTAGTTCATGTGGGTAGAGTTCATCCAGGGAAAGGCCAATTAGAAGCTATTAAAGCTTGTGAAATTCTATATAACAATAATATAAAATTTAATATAAAATTTCTTGGAGATATTCAAGATAAAAACTATTATGAAAATATTAAAAAATATTTAGATACCTTAGAATATAAATCAAGTATAGAGTTTGTAGGATATACAAGTGAAGTAAAAAAATATCTTCAAAAAAGTGATGTATTTATCTTTCCGAGTTTAGGAGAAGGAATGAGTAATGCAATTATAGAATCTCTTGGATTTGGACTAATTCCAATTATTTACAATGATACTTCATCTCCTGAGTTTAAAGATTTGGGCTTTCATATATACTTAACACAAAATAATACTATTGAAGAATTAAAAACTTTAGTTTTAAAAGTAGCAACAAATATAGAAGAAGAGAAAATAAAAGCAAAAACAAATCATAAAAAAGCTTTAGAAGTTTTTGCTTTACAAAGAGAACAAAAAGAGTATTTAGAGCTTTTGGTTTAG
- a CDS encoding YrbL family protein: MSQIQLNESLLIAKGGERACYLHPLDNSKVIKILYTQGNHNNQNKLEYIYINDLKRKKTDLSHITDCYGFISTNLGEGLVFDRALNYDGKPTKSFRYMVANKILTLKEQKKLIEELKQYLEKNLILFVDTSLTNLFCQEIQKDKYKIIIVDGLGSKRMGFKFWLYRNFKGYTKYKIKRQWAKFMKMYEKDVKRAELGKRPFTRL, from the coding sequence TTGTCACAAATACAATTAAATGAGAGTTTATTAATTGCAAAGGGAGGTGAGAGAGCTTGTTATTTGCATCCTTTGGATAATAGTAAAGTTATAAAGATTTTATATACTCAAGGTAATCATAATAATCAAAATAAATTAGAATATATTTATATAAATGATTTAAAAAGAAAAAAAACTGATTTATCTCATATTACAGATTGTTATGGTTTTATTAGTACAAATTTAGGAGAAGGTCTTGTTTTTGATAGAGCTTTGAATTATGATGGAAAGCCTACTAAATCATTTAGATATATGGTTGCAAATAAAATATTAACATTAAAAGAACAAAAAAAATTAATAGAAGAGCTAAAACAATATTTAGAAAAAAATCTTATACTTTTTGTTGATACAAGTTTAACAAATCTTTTTTGTCAAGAAATACAAAAAGATAAATATAAAATAATTATAGTTGATGGGCTTGGTTCAAAAAGAATGGGATTTAAATTTTGGTTATATCGTAATTTTAAAGGCTACACTAAATATAAAATAAAAAGACAATGGGCAAAATTTATGAAAATGTATGAAAAGGATGTAAAAAGAGCTGAACTTGGCAAGCGTCCTTTTACAAGGCTTTAA